The following proteins are co-located in the Prinia subflava isolate CZ2003 ecotype Zambia chromosome 16, Cam_Psub_1.2, whole genome shotgun sequence genome:
- the LOC134559145 gene encoding uncharacterized protein LOC134559145: MCHHLPHGHCHGPFSGLLFLGLLFPCPVMQRGLDPRGGIPEDRSQGRASRGWIPEDGSQGLDPRGWIPGAQSQRMDPRDGLPGAESQYVDPRALCSAAHPFCRRHSSLFLGRSRGPGRGSAKAAGSLQHLPCFWVPVAVVTLGQGSGLAWPWLVQRQPKPLFLSNGCCNLGAPQGSFLPSFPPENKGQQRGSPAQWFLLGSQLGARGRGAGPDAGAPSRDAASASHQAAGAAGAVIDGLFISLSPAQDVSVRLRKIFLGSAAPSILPRLLLPPGSSLSRPGGLKPVQTQGTRSKELPSHSPWVLPVGRAGLGSASLGMDQAKV; the protein is encoded by the coding sequence ATGTGCCACCACCTGCCACACGGGCACTGCCACGGGCCCTTCTCTGGGCTTCTTTTCCTTGGGCTTCTTTTCCCCTGCCCAGTCATGCAAAGGGGACTGGATCCCAGAGGAGGGATCCCAGAGGACAGATCCCAGGGACGGGCTTCCAGGGGCTGGATCCCAGAGGATGGATCCCAGGGACTGGATCCCAGAGGATGGATCCCAGGGGCTCAATCCCAGAGGATGGATCCCAGGGATGGGCTCCCAGGGGCTGAATCCCAGTACGTGGATCCCAGGgcactctgcagtgctgcacatcCCTTCTGCAGAAGGCACAGCAGCCTCttcctggggaggagcagggggccaggcagaggctctgcaaaggcagcagggtccctgcagcacctcccctGCTTCTGGGTGCCTGTGGCTGTTGTCACACTtggccagggctcagggctggcctGGCCGTGGCTGGTACAGAGACAACCCAAACCCTTGTTCCTGAGCAATGGATGCTGCAATCTTGGGGCTCCACAGGGCTCTTTCctgccctctttccccccaGAGAACAAGGGGCAGCAGCGGGGGAGCCCGGCCCAGTGGTTCCTGCTCGGGTCCCAGCTGGGTGCGCGTGGCCGGGGGGCCGGGCCGGATGCAGGGGCTCCCAGCAGAGATGCAGCATCTGCTTCTCAtcaggctgctggggctgctggggctgtgatAGATGGTCTGTTTatcagcctcagccctgctcaggatGTTAGTGTTCGCCTGAGAAAGATATTTTTGGGCTCGGCCGCTCCCTCCATCCTCCCTCGCCTCCTGCTTCCCCCCGGATCTTCACTCTCCAGGCCAGGTGGGCTGAAGCCTGTCCAGACACAAGGGACGAGATCCAAGGAgctcccatcccacagcccctgggttCTGCcagtgggaagggctgggctgggctctgccagcctgggaaTGGATCAGGCCAAGGTCTGA